One genomic segment of Aphis gossypii isolate Hap1 unplaced genomic scaffold, ASM2018417v2 Contig00890, whole genome shotgun sequence includes these proteins:
- the LOC126555511 gene encoding uncharacterized protein LOC126555511: protein MTYVRNYGTPDLFITVTCNPKWTEIERELEPGQKPQDRHDIIARVFQQKLKVMMDVLTKYRVFGDTRCYMYSVEWQKRGLPHAHILIWLLNKLHSNEVDDIISAEIPDPVTDPRLHDIVTTQMVHGPCGALNPLSPCMADGKCTKRYPRPLVAETVTGNDGYPVYRRRSKEDNGRTIKVKVQNQEIEIGNEFIVPYCPLLSRIFETHANVESCHSAKSINICASTSQKAATWLCLVLRRTM, encoded by the coding sequence ATGACGTACGTGCGAAATTATGGAACTccggatttatttattacggtCACATGCAATCCGAAGTGGACGGAAATTGAACGCGAGTTGGAACCGGGTCAAAAACCGCAAGATCGCCATGACATAATCGCCAGAGTATTTCAGCAAAAACTCAAGGTTATGATGGATGTGCTTACTAAGTATCGAGTTTTTGGTGACACACGTTGTTATATGTACTCGGTGGAATGGCAGAAGCGTGGACTACCGCATGCTCATATCCTAATTTGGTTGCTGAACAAATTACATTCAAATGAAGTGGATGACATCATATCAGCTGAAATTCCTGATCCAGTCACTGATCCCCGTCTACACGACATTGTGACGACACAGATGGTGCATGGACCGTGCGGTGCATTAAATCCATTATCGCCTTGCATGGCTGATGGAAAGTGCACAAAACGATATCCGCGACCGTTAGTTGCTGAAACAGTCACAGGGAACGATGGATATCCAGTTTATCGTCGGCGTTCAAAAGAAGATAACGGTCGAACTATCAAAGTTAAAGTTCAAAATCAAGAGATTGAGATCGGAAATGAATTCATTGTACCATATTGCCCGCTGCTATCACGAATTTTCGAAACACATGCAAACGTTGAGAGTTGTCATTCGGCCAAATCAATCAATATTTGTGCAAGTACGTCACAAAAGGCAGCGACATGGCTGTGTTTGGTATTGCGTCGGACAATGTGA
- the LOC126555515 gene encoding uncharacterized protein LOC126555515, whose translation MPRERRANIGRRTRHASQQQVYSRNLREERQNIIRENDRLRHRVSTRRSLASYNRLAFQYDPTANYSDDENLDIGRMTTICRYCNAVKFKRETVGLCCASGKVKLDPLLTPPQPLKTLFDGSDPDSSHFLQHILEYNNCFRMTSFGANIIREGGFMPTCKIQGQIYHLHGSMVPTPDEPHQFLQIYFISSMVDQLNVRCNIQGAQQLKRRIIEQLQAFFHANNAVVNMFKTALERMPSDTHKFVIRADCTPTGEHVRRFNAPTVNDVAAIIVGDPTKSRDIVVQRRSNIMHRVNETHRLYDALQYPIIYWQGQDGYDITLKMVDPITGTIFTH comes from the exons ATGCCTAGAGAACGACGTGCGAACATCGGCCGCCGCACAAGACATGCAAGCCAGCAACAAGTCTATTCAAGGAACTTAAGAGAAgaaagacaaaatataataagagaaAATGACCGATTGAGACATCGCGTGAGCACACGAAGATCATTGGCATCATACAATCGCTTGGCATTCCAATATGATCCCACTGCGAACTACAGTGATGATGAAAATTTGGATATTGGACGAATGACGACTATATGCCGATATTGCAATGCGGTAAAGTTCAAAAGAGAAACGGTTGGATTGTGCTGCGCAAGTGGAAAAGTCAAACTGGATCCATTACTTACACCACCACAGCCACTGAAAACATTGTTTGATGGAAGTGATCCCGATTCCAGCCATTTTCTTCAACACATCCTTGAATACAATAACTGCTTTCGCATGACTTCCTTTGGAGCTAATATCATTCGAGAAGGCGGCTTCATGCCGACTTGCAAG ATACAAGGTCAAATATATCATTTGCATGGTTCAATGGTGCCAACACCAGATGAACCGCATCAATTTctgcaaatatatttcatttcgtCGATGGTGGATCAGCTGAACGTGCGGTGCAATATACAGGGAGCACAACAGTTAAAGAGACGAATTATTGAACAGTTGCAAGCATTTTTTCACGCTAATAATGCTGTGGTTAATATGTTCAAAACAGCATTGGAACGAATGCCATCGGATACGCACAAATTTGTCATAAGAGCGGATTGTACTCCAACAGGTGAACATGTGCGAAGATTCAATGCACCCACCGTTAATGATGTTGCTGCAATTATTGTTGGCGATCCAACTAAATCACGAGACATTGTCGTTCAGCGAAGAAGCAATATCATGCATCGTGTAAACGAGACACATCGTTTGTACGATGCGTTACAATATCCAATCATTTATTGGCAAGGGCAAGACGGATACGACATCACGTTGAAGATGGTCGATCCAATTACAGGTACAATATTCACACActaa
- the LOC126555513 gene encoding uncharacterized protein LOC126555513: MTSDNKVMIEIAGEHNHLVDSTKKIERQVLRENCKRKATSSIATRPIKLIRNELMNSVSTELEHKDLKSVRKAMYIERRKNFPRYPSSLEDAITQLNELQNEEFLMFRGEKFVHLPEDSTFICLTTKENLQCLTSCTDVFTDGTFEYAPKFFLQLYTIHGYKNGIYVPLVYFFLKDKFKNTYINVWKYLINICEKQSLLFKIDILHIDFEIGAIQATKEVFLDVKIKTCRFHLEQAWWRKINGNTKLRTAYNDQKNDLQLWLKSFFGLSFIAPDDVVELISTCPNIADGQLFSDYVLETYVEPGCLFPPILWAETPSLNPRTTNGAESFHRTYNAQFTSAHPPTFVVISTLMETQAETVTKLSTISKRKIKPKSNEELKKIEFVSKQHKEYQKNKTPENLLNWYKQHESRKDKPKTDGGLVNDE, from the exons ATGACAAGTGACAATAAAGTAATGATAGAAATTGCTGGTGAGCATAACCACCTTGTAGATTCTACTAAAAAAATCGAGAGGCAAGTTCTAAGGGAAAACTGTAAACGTAAAGCTACAAGTTCCATTGCTACCCGGCCAATAAAGTTAATTAGAAATGAACTTATGAATAGCGTAAGTACTGAATTAGAacataaagatttaaaatcgGTTAGAAAGGCAATGTATATTGAACGAAGAAAAAACTTTCCTCGTTACCCTTCATCTTTAGAAGATGCCATTACGCAATTGAACGAATTACAAAATgaagaatttttaatgtttagagGGGAAAAGTTTGTACATTTACCCGAAGATTctacttttatttgtttaaccaCTAAAGAAAATCTTCAATGTCTGACCAGTTGTACCGATGTATTTACAGACGGAACATTCGAATATgctccaaaattttttttgcaattataCACCATTCATGGTTATAAAAATGGCATTTACGTACCTttggtatacttttttttaaaggataaatttaaaaacacatatataaatgtatggaaatatttaattaatatatgtgaaAAGCAATcactactttttaaaattgatatattacatattgattttgaaattggTGCTATTCAAGCAACTAAAGAAGTTTTTCTTgatgtcaaaattaaaacatgccGTTTTCACTTAGAACAAGCTTGGTGGCGCAAA atTAATGGCAATACAAAGCTAAGAACGGCATACAACGATCAAAAAAACGATTTACAATTATggcttaaatcattttttggaCTTTCTTTCATCGCTCCAGATGACGTTGTAGAGCTAATAAGTACGTGTCCAAATATTGCAGATGGACAACTATTTTCTGACTATGTTCTGGAGACGTATGTTGAACCTGGTTGTTTATTTCCGCCTATTTTATGGGCTGAAACGCCATCACTAAAtcctag AACTACAAACGGGGCAGAAAGTTTCCATAGAACATATAACGCCCAGTTTACTAGCGCTCATCCTCCGACATTTGTTGTTATAAGTACGCTTATGGAAACTCAGGCAGAAACCGTCACTAAATTATCAACCATTTCCAAAAGAAAAATCAAGCCAAAATCAAACGAAGAACTAAAGAAAATCGAATTTGTGAGTAAACAGCACaaagaatatcaaaaaaataaaacaccagAAAACTTACTTAA ttggtACAAACAGCACGAGAGTCGTAAGGACAAACCCAAGACCGATGGTGGCTTAGTCAACGACGAATGA
- the LOC126555512 gene encoding ATP-dependent DNA helicase pif1-like, whose protein sequence is MGRYVSTNEALWRLLSFQIHERYPTVVHLAVHLENGQRVYFTEANAAQRAERPPSTTLTSFFAMCEAHPFAATLMYVEMPKYYTWNQSTKKFQRRKQGTPVPDWPQVFSTDALGRMYTVHPRNDECFYLRLLLVNVRGPKSFAHLKTVNGHQCQTYREACQLLGLLENDSHWDLTLADSVVSSNAYQIRTLFAIIITTCFPSQPIQLWNKYKDAICEDILHRLRIQTNNPDIQITEEIYNEGLILIEDQCLTIANKLLIEVGMIAPNRSMHDAFNQELNRELQYNVDTLQEFVRNNVPLLNEQQKQVYKTLMQAVDNNTGGLFFLDAPGGTGKTFVISLILATIRSRCDIALALASSGIAATLLDGGRTAHSALKLPLNLNTIDTPTCNISRSSAMGKLLMQCKLIVWDECTMAHKKSLEALNFTLKDLRRNNNIFGGLMILLAGDFRQTLPVVPRGTPADELNACLKASPLWNNVKTLSLTTNMRVQLQNDQSAAQFSKQLLDLGNGKVPVDATSGLITLTNDFCRFVDTQLVLIENVFPNISENYKNYAWLSQRAILAAKNNDVHALNFTIQSKIAGDLVTYKSVDSITNPDDVVNYPTEFLNSLEIPGFPPHNLQLKVGTVILILRNLNPPRLCNGTRLSVKRLMPNLIEANIINGKYAGENVCIPRIPMIPTDLPFDFKRLQFPVRLAFAMTINKSQGQSLSVCGINLENHCFSHGQLYVACSRVGKPSALFVLTSDQKPKNVVYQRALQ, encoded by the coding sequence ATGGGCAGATACGTCAGTACTAATGAAGCACTGTGGCGATTATTGTCATTTCAAATTCATGAAAGATATCCCACAGTTGTACATTTAGCAGTGCATTTGGAAAATGGCCAAAGAGTTTACTTCACTGAGGCTAATGCGGCACAACGAGCTGAGAGACCACCATCGACAACATTGACTAGCTTCTTTGCAATGTGTGAAGCACATCCATTCGCAGCGACGCTGATGTACGTTGAAATGCCCAAGTATTACACTTGGAATCAATCAACAAAGAAATTCCAACGTCGCAAACAAGGAACCCCAGTTCCAGACTGGCCACAGGTGTTTTCAACTGATGCACTAGGTCGTATGTACACTGTTCATCCTAGAAAcgatgaatgtttttatttgcgACTGCTGTTAGTAAATGTACGTGGACCGAAATCATTTGCGCATTTGAAAACTGTGAATGGCCACCAATGCCAAACATATCGAGAAGCATGTCAACTATTGGGTTTGCTGGAGAACGATTCTCATTGGGATTTAACACTTGCAGATTCAGTTGTTTCATCAAATGCGTACCAAATACGAACGCTGTTCGCAATTATCATCACCACATGTTTTCCTTCACAACCAATTCAGTTATGGAACAAATACAAAGACGCCATATGTGAAGATATCTTGCATCGCTTGCGTATTCAAACGAATAATCCTGACATCCAAATAACCGAAGAAATCTACAATGAAGGATTGATTCTGATTGAGGATCAATGCTTGACTATTGCAAACAAGCTACTGATTGAAGTAGGAATGATTGCGCCAAATCGATCGATGCACGATGCATTCAACCAAGAATTAAATCGAGAGCTGCAATACAATGTTGATACATTGCAGGAATTCGTTAGAAATAATGTTCCGTTGCTGAATGAACAGCAAAAACAagtatacaaaacattaatgcAAGCGGTGGACAATAATACTGGTGGTCTATTCTTCCTGGATGCACCTGGAGGAACAGGGAAAACATTTGTCATTTCATTGATTTTGGCCACTATTCGATCAAGATGTGACATAGCTTTGGCGTTAGCATCATCTGGAATTGCGGCGACTCTTCTAGATGGCGGTCGTACTGCACATTCTGCGCTTAAGTTGCCACtcaatttaaacacaattgaTACTCCAACGTGCAATATTTCCCGATCCAGTGCAATGGGAAAATTGTTAATGCAATGCAAGCTCATTGTTTGGGATGAGTGCACAATGGCACATAAGAAATCACTTGAAGCACTTAACTTCACACTGAAGGATCTTCGGAGAAATAACAACATCTTTGGCGGCTTGATGATATTGTTGGCAGGCGATTTCAGGCAGACGTTGCCAGTAGTTCCCCGTGGAACGCCTGCAGATGAATTGAATGCTTGCCTAAAGGCATCACCTTTATGGAATAACGTAAAAACATTATCGCTAACCACTAATATGAgagttcaacttcaaaatgatCAAAGTGCTGCACAATTTTCCAAACAATTGTTAGATCTTGGAAATGGAAAAGTCCCAGTTGATGCGACATCTGGATTAATTACTCTTACCAACGACTTTTGCCGATTTGTAGACACTCAATTAGttcttattgaaaatgttttcccAAACATTAGTGagaattataagaattatgcTTGGTTAAGTCAACGAGCAATTCTTGCAGCAAAGAATAATGATGTCCACGCACTGAATTTCACCATTCAATCAAAAATTGCTGGCGATTTGGTGACATACAAATCCGTTGATTCAATAACAAATCCCGATGATGTAGTAAATTATCCAACGGAGTTTTTGAACTCTCTGGAGATACCAGGATTTCCACCACATAACTTGCAACTGAAAGTTGGTACAGTTATTTTGATACTGCGTAATTTGAATCCACCGCGACTTTGCAACGGTACTCGACTTTCGGTAAAGAGACTTATGCCGAATTTAATTGAGGCAAACATTATTAACGGAAAGTACGCAggtgaaaatgtatgtattcctCGAATACCAATGATTCCGACTGATCTTCCGTTTGACTTCAAACGATTGCAATTCCCAGTTCGCCTTGCGTTCGCAATGACAATTAATAAGTCGCAAGGCCAATCGCTTAGTGTTTGCGGGATAAATTTggaaaatcattgtttttcaCATGGACAGTTATACGTTGCGTGTTCACGAGTTGGGAAACCATCCGCTTTGTTTGTGTTAACGTCAgaccaaaaaccaaaaaatgtgGTTTACCAAAGAGCACTACaatga